A window of the Helianthus annuus cultivar XRQ/B chromosome 4, HanXRQr2.0-SUNRISE, whole genome shotgun sequence genome harbors these coding sequences:
- the LOC110934202 gene encoding ethylene-responsive transcription factor ERF017: MMKPESQRGGSSSMHEPKYRGVRLRKWGKWVSEIRMPNSRERIWLGSYDSPEQAARAFDAAAFCLRGHAAKFNFPDQPPNIPGATTLSSSEIQAAAARHAYSVPDAARHTYSVPDAPMEMHSESSSSSVVLQYNNINNVMDYGIFPGFDDYFMQPPPMVPQFPDYNEDNSSDDGDISQGPSFLWNY; encoded by the coding sequence ATGATGAAACCTGAATCACAAAGAGGAGGATCTTCTTCTATGCATGAGCCAAAGTATAGAGGTGTGAGACTGAGGAAATGGGGGAAATGGGTGTCCGAGATCAGGATGCCCAACAGCCGTGAGAGGATCTGGTTAGGCTCATACGACTCACCCGAGCAAGCGGCTCGAGCTTTCGATGCGGCAGCCTTCTGTCTTCGTGGGCATGCTGCCAAGTTCAACTTTCCTGACCAACCACCCAACATTCCTGGTGCAACTACTCTTTCTTCATCCGAGATACAAGCTGCTGCGGCTCGCCATGCTTACTCGGTTCCTGATGCGGCTCGCCATACTTACTCGGTTCCTGATGCGCCCATGGAGATGCACTCAGAGTCCTCATCGTCTTCGGTTGTCTTacaatataataatattaataatgtGATGGATTATGGCATATTTCCAGGGTTTGATGACTATTTCATGCAGCCACCACCTATGGTGCCTCAGTTCCCAGATTACAATGAGGATAATTCAAGCGATGATGGGGATATCTCGCAAGGCCCATCATTCCTCTGGAACTATTAA